tggtaagagggctactgcaggagaatactgcctctggtaatagctcatcttaacctgtagtggcaagGCAGTTGAGCCATGGGTTgtctctacttaagtgggagcctTGTAGCAGAGGATAGGCCTGATTGCTAGCAAAGCATATACAAGTGCCCTTGCCGTGGGTGAAGTACCGACATTAAAAACAACCAGACGACGCTGTCAACTACACTGAAAAGACCACAACCCATCTactaagactggtgggtactccaagtacattgTAACCCGaggctccccaaaactcgaaACCCTACACCAAGGCAAaaagatagtaggagaaaaagagtgcttcctatGAATCCTCACCCAATatcatgccagccactgataatggccccaaggtactgcaattttcaaacactgtttcaacttcctTCAAATAATGAGATGCGAAGATAAATTTGCACTTCCATTGGGTTgactgaagaatggaagtgagggacatatGCCTGAAAGCAAAAAGAGGTAGAGACTGCTGCTCTGACATCATGAGCTTTCAGTTtgaaagtaggcaaaatgtcctcctgaatccgAGAGTGTGCCTCAGAAATTAATTACGTCCCTCAGAAAGAACGACAATGTGTTCTTAGATAAAGGACAAGACGAGTTCTTAACCAAACACCAGAGTTTACTGGAAGGCCCTCAGATCTCtcagtcctgctcaggtaatacctcaggggctctaacaggacaaagaactctctcttctccctcagagccaaggatgtccattaaattcttaatggtaaaagaatggGGCCAGGGCTCGGACGGGTAAAAAAAACCTAGGGTCAAGAAGCAAACTGCGTCTCCTCGGGAAAATCCTACCCTTTTATTGATGGCCTGGATCTCACTAATGCCCTTAGCAGTAGCCAAAGCCATGAGGAAGAGTCTTACGGGTGACATTCCTCAGAGAAGTGGAACGGAGTTCAAAGGAGGGACCtatcagccacttcaacactatgTCCAGGTTCCAAGAGACCAGGTCGTTCTTCTTCTGCTTGGAcgtatcaaaggacttgatgagGTCGTTAAGATCTGAGCTAGACGAAAGATCCAGGCCCCTATGCTTACAAACCgagctaagcatagctcgataccccttaatggtggaggacagCAAATTCCTGGAGCTCCTCAGTAAAGGAGGAACTCCACAATTTTTGtcatagatgtctcagaagaacaGACTTTGTGTCTGAGACACCACCATCAGAAAACTGTCCACTTGGCCTGGTATATGCAGCTAGAAGATTGGCACCTGCATCtagcaataacctctgcagctCCTCCTGAAAACCCTTTTGTCCTGACAAGTTTgtagacagtctgaagcctgtcagagcaagagcggacaacccttagtggtatctcttgaagtgaggtcgTTTCAGTAAGCATGATTTTTGgggaaggagccttggaaagtccACCGACAACTgtagaaggtctgggaaccactctttCAGGGGCTAGAATGGGGCTATCAGGGTCACAGTTACGTTGTGATGAGATCGAAATTTGTTCAACACCTCCCTGACCAAGTTGAATGGTGGAAAGGCATAAAGATCCAGATCGGATCAATCTTGCAGCATggcgtctgttgcccatgccagagggtccgggactggagagcaaaagagaggaaggcgatggttccttgAGATGGCAAGCAGGTCTACTGTTGGCCTGCCCCATAATCTCCAGGGGATCCAAGGTTCactcggtgggaaggacctgcttccgaAGGCTCAGCTCATCTGCCAAAACATTTAGTTTGCTCTGAATGCATCAAGTGGCCAGAGTCACTTGATTTTGATCTGCCCACAGGAGATCTTTTGCTGCCtggcagagaaaaaaagaatgaatgccACCTTGCTTTCAGACGTATGTTACGGCCGTGGTATTGTTTGCATGAACTACCACTGTCTGGTTGCAGACTATTGTTGAGAAAAACTGAAGTCTTAAGTGAATCGCTTTCTGCTCTATGGCATTTATGTGAAGGCTCTGTTCTTCTGGGTACCACATCCCAGAAACTTCCTGGTTTCCCCAGGAGGGCTCCCCTACCTAGATCCGAGGCatctgagtagaagtctaggtcggggctcagaggatgaagggaCTTTCCCTCCGAAAGTCTTTCTTCAGACAGCCATCATTGCAGGTCCGATTTGATCTCCTGTGTTATGGGAAACACACAGGTGTCCGgctgtgttttcctgtcccagctggccttGAGGAAGAAATGAAGAACTCTATGAAGTCTGCCCAGCTTTACATACATCTTGATGGATGCTAGAGTCCCCAGCAGGCTCATCCACTAAGGGGCTGAGCAAGATGAGAGGGCTAGAAAATTGTGGACCGTCTGAAGGCAGCTGGTGATTCTTTTAGaagatggaaaagcctgaaaagtcagagagttgagagtcatccccaaatagaggatcTTTTGCGTCAgggtcaactgggacttctggagGTTGATTAGAATGCCCAGTTCCTGAGTGAGGAGAAGAATCTTGTTCAAgttcttcgtgcatttcttcgtAGGGGATCAAagaagccagtcatccagatatagaCTGATGTTTATATCAATTAAATGGAGCCATTTTGCTAGAGGAGCGAGGACTCGGGTGAACACCTGAGGTGCCGTAGaaaggccgaagcaaagagcccgaaacaGGAAAACTTTGTCCTGGAAGACGAATCTTGGAtgcttcctggagtccggatggatgGGGATAGGTAAGTATGCTTCCTTCATATCCAAGGTTACCATCCaatcgccctggtgaatggatgacaggactgaaTGGTTCATTTCCATCTTAAACTTTGTCTTCCGGACAAAAAAGATTGAGGGCACTTACACTGAGtactggtctccaacctcccAATGTTTTGGGGACCACAAAAAGACGGTTGTAGAAGCCCTCTGTGTTTATGTCCTCGACCTCTTCTATGGCCCTCTTCTGAATGAGGgaggagacctcctccaaaagggctGAATGCTTCTCCGAGGTTCTGGAGTAGGCTGTCAGTGCGATGGGAGAAGTGACCAAAGGGGGACTGTTCAAGAATGGAATAGCATAGTTCTCCCTTCTGAACCTTGATAATGCCCAGTTCTGCACCTCTGATcatccacttctcccaaaacttgaGAAGTCTGGCTTCCATTGGCACCTGAAAGACTTCCTTCTCATTTCTTGGGGAAAGACTTGGATGAGCTCTTTTTGATGGATCTGGCTGAGAAGTGGACACTGGAGCGGGTCCTAGGCTGTGACCTGGGCTTACTTCCATGAAACGGCTGGAAGCCAAAGCAGACGAATCCTTGGGGCATTTGGAAGACTGCGACAGTAAATCCTGGGTAGACTTCTTTTGGAGGTCCGAAGCAATTTTCCTCACTAAGCCCTAAGGGAAAAAGTGATGAGGATCCAACGATGAAAACAAAGGGCCGATTTCTGggtctgagtgactcctttagtggtaaATGAGAACCAAAGTTCTTTCTGTAAAACACCCAGAGAAAGGAGCAGCAAGCTCAAGAGAACCATCATTGATGGCCTTGTGCGCACAGGACAGGACTCCCAGCCAGTCTGAGGCAGTGTCTCCTGCTAAGTCCCTGAAGTCTTCGATCTTCTTGGCTAGAGCTCCAACTGTCCCGCCCaagaaattaatatcttttaacacCTTGAAGTGGTCCTTAACAAAGTAGTCTAGTTCTGCTGACGAAAACATTATCTTCTCCAATGAGAATGCAGAATGTCGGGAAGAGTCGATGGGAGAGAaaaagtccccttgggaggaggccgTAACTCCCatagaaggagcttccccagtgacAGGAAAGATATCTCCTACGGACTTAGCGCGAGGGAGGGAAGGCGAAGGACACTTTGCCCTGCTCACTCGTAGCAGAAAGCCAATCCTCAATTCCTTTAAGAGCCGTCTTGGAAGACGAAGAAAGCACCATCTTGGGGAGCATAGTTCTGTCATCTGGATGACTCTTCATTAAAAGGGTTGAGGCAGGCGAGACTGGTGCAGCTGGGGCGAAAAAGGTAGAGAAGTTCACCAGCAGATACTGAAGAAGAGCTGCATAGGCCGAAGGAGGAGCAGGTTCTTGATCAAACTCCTCTCTCCTGGGGAGAACAGAGACAGGGTTGTATTATGAGCAGTCTTGGAGACAGGGGCTTTCTTCAGTAAGCTCATTATCTCAGCCAAATGTTGTTTGATGGGAGCCAATGATGGCTTGTCTTGATCCAAAGAAGGAGACCCATGTCTGGAAGTGGGCGCTTGGCGTTCAGAAGCTGGAGACTGGTACTGAAGAGTTGGTGCTGGGCGCTCAGGAACCGGCGTTGGGAGCTCAGGAGCTGGCACCAGCCACTTGGCTTAGAAGCTGGGAGCTGGTGCCGGGCACTCGGGAGGTGGCGCCGAGTGCTCTAAAGGAGCCAGGTATTTGGATGAAGACGATTGGCGCCTGAGCGGGTGTGTTGGACACTTGGGGGCCCAAGTACGGGCACTCAACAGCTGGACGCTCAGGAGAGAAGGCCTCCGGACACCATGTGGAAAATGGATGCTGGACCTAGGCAGACAGAGGGGTCCACAGTGTaactgcaggaaggctgtggGCTGAGGCAAGTCTTCTTATAACGCTTAACAGGCAGCAGAGAACGGCAACCCACATCATGTGCATGTCTCTCCAGCGGACATGATGAATCTAGAAAGCATTTACGGCGCTTCCTGTCTGCGCTGCAATCGTTGGAACTATATGACAACTGGTGAACATCCAACGAAacacctttccagcggctgtctgtTGACGACTGGGAAtgtgcaacaggctcgactgagggggcaactacccgtgggcaaacccgactggcctcccttggacttccagtatgtcttctcccaggttcaaggGAGCAGGATagtgaccttcatctaggagaaccGGCGGGACgtgtagccacctcctccacttgcacaacactgtcacttgTCACTTTTTCTCCATACCAGTGTTGCCACACTCTCGGATTGGAATTATCGTACTGGCTCCTCAAAATTATgggtttttcagtaaaaatatcgtacaaaattgtagattttatcgtaattattatcttACACGTTTCTGataattaacacattttttataatgacaaaataatgaatatatgtatgatttcTTTGTAGTCAATAATATCTTGCAATttacataattaagaaaaaaatacaaatgaaacatttctctctacaaaaacgaaaaaaatggaaatatgaataattagtTAATGTTATGAACAATTGTTATGAAcaaattattactatattgtattaacactgtggtaaaaaaaagtatacaactTAGAACGTCACTTCTTTCCATAATGTAAACTAAACTGATAACGAATTAACACGAAGATATGTGAGTTGATAGGCCTACTCATACATATCTTTAAACACCCCAAAACATCGAAAATCAAAACAGCATCACTGAGtagtaatttcaaataaatatatataattaaacatgacTGGTACTGATACTTATCCcatgataaagaaattaataacaataataattgtaaagtatATCTTTAAGAATcttcttccaaatcaaattcatgtTCTCTGATGTTCTGGAATAACTGTGCATGGTTATTTATTCTGGAAAACATATCATTTGCAGGAGTAAAATGAACACATGGCCCTCCTGAAACTATGATGCAACTAGCAGAGAGAAGAGCCCAATTAACTGCCCttgttttcagtctgtttctttgtttggttttaaaaaGGTTAACTTTACTGAGCACTTTCGTTCGCATTCAGCATTAGAGTCTGCGGCAAACAGAAACAGTTAGAGCAAAATTGGCTAGGTCTGAAAAAACTAGACTCTTTTGGGACACTTCTCCCCAGAACTTATCATGTGACCATTAACGAGATGTTTAAGTTCATGTTGCAATATGGGAAACATTCTCCATTGATCATCCAGCTTTTGAAGTAGTGAGTGGTCATCTGGGGTACAATCAGAGGAAGCTCAGATGCAAGAGGGAATAAGGAAGGGATTCTTTCTCTGAATTCTGATGAGAGAGCATTTTTTGACAGGACACCATCATTGAAATTATacctcttctttatttgtgtgcATGCCACTACAAGGAAACTTCTACACCTCTGAAAAAACTCCTGCTGTTGAGCTTTGTTTTCCTTCCTATATGGAGGGGTTTTTTAATCCCTGCATAACTTTAACTCCTAGGTACATTTGGCTGTCACTAAGATGCCTGTCATGTCTTTCAGGATTTACAGTATTTAGATCAGTTTTCATTACATAGGTCCTGTCCATAAATGAGAGAAGGTCTCTGAACTGCATGGACACTTTATCATGGAGAACTGTTATTACTACTTTATCTGACTGGGAAAATTTGTTGAACTCGGTAAACTTTGGAAGAACCCATGGAGGAGTTCACGATCACttacatttgtaattatatacttttcaacACCTAGAATTATCGTACAAACCGTCACGATAATGGAAAATGCTATCGTACATCGCACCCAGGCCGTTTATCGTACATATACGATAATTATCGTGCGTGTGGCAACACACTGCTCCATACCGTAAACACCCCAGTATTCATgcgggatgcataccacaccacctccgcgaatagctaaaaccagcgaatacttagaacccttctaaaaacacttaggactgcctattttgatagttcaaacacacacaaaacaaactaaaaatgcttatatagttattatcctacttacgatggggttaggttcccaaaaaaaccatcgtttgttggaaaaaacataagaaataccaaaacgtatctcaaacATACCCTAgtctacactagggtatttggtaccatgtatacatatatggtagcctagcctacactataaaatatactctacatacacagtataattattaatatcagctaattctggaggttcatgcaaagtgacttatgataattcaatacaaagagaaactgaataacaaacaagaattagcttagcctacactatggtatattgtatgcatacaaggtagcgtagcctacattatactctatattcacatatcgtattataaaaacatcaacataacgaatatgcatcttttccatggatcttttaaaatgttatgccttaattcactgtatccaataatattgtatatattcttatattgcttttgtattataaattgtgatcatagcgatcaatgttttggtttggaaatgtttacacggtgtttatttcgccgcatttaactcaattctgagcacttttcttgcttctagttagcataaatgaatctctagagtcttgatactttatttataaggggcaagattatttttcattacacaaagtgtttttaaggcgaaatataactaaaatacatctcgttgtgaaattaatttatctgatATTTTCGCTAATAGATGatgatggccgtttgggggcgtttgttttgtgtaaaaaaaaattcaagattccgtttgctatcttcacttgatttcatcataatacgagctttaggtatttatcgtttatcggcataaaaatagtagtaatgtgctctttcatgcccagtagttttgattaaaatactttctctcccattttaattatgatcaagtttcatccatgttgccgatgtgTGATAATTTATAGTATAGTCATTAGCGGCTTgagcattgttttctcagcttcaggtacaacttgcagcttaaatttagcagtatatttccttgacgatcttttacccataccgaataagggtataatgtaaaaatatataagtccTATTCttcttaacgtcatttgtgccataacctacagtaattgtttattaccgtacgatggttgaaatactaggtaaacagctgttgttatccgatttggttataagcaaaacaacagtttcttgttcggttgtttatggctgtacgcatttatgcaagagtataaggttactaacaatacttttattattatcttttacttttttaactcgaagatgggataaagagatggaggaaaagttgtctatcgtaatttggtctctctcactgcctgattacgctgctgctgtgcctgcgcgaaatttaaaaatattttataaataacattgtcGCATCGGTACTAATtccttaccccattgcaaaatcgaattatcgtaaggtgaattatcataacttgagcattacttgagtattttaatagttttatcacaaaaagtgcatttactcatgaaaatgagatgacaataaagtatttaaagaatatttctcagtgaaaaataccgcaaatggacaaattttccgtgaataacaggcagatacgttccaaagagaaatccgtgaatacgtgagtctgcgaatcgtgaatacggggggtttgctGTACACTTTGCTCATTAACACTTGCAGTGACACTCCTAACTCCACCACTGTATTAACtacaaggttaattttcttgtcaaaCCTAGCTTTGAGATTGGCAGTGGTGTTAGGGTCAGAAGCAAGGGAACCAGGCATGGAAGTAGGTGGATTAATAGTAGGAGGGCtagtaacaggagaaaaagagGGAATAGTAGTAGaatgaacagcaaaactggcTAACCTAGGTTTAGGAGTGGTTTCTAGGCTAAGTGACGTTTGTCTCTTGGCTCTAGAGGCCGCTTTCCTCTTTCTAGCCCTTTCCAACTTGTCTAGGTGAGATCTAAGTACTTTGACTTTTTCTTGTCCCAGTCATTACCTTCATCACAAGTTTTCTCCTTACTACACTCCTGACCCTACAATTGCTGTAAATTGTATGTGAATTCATAGCAAGATTTAGTCAGTCTAGTTTTACAACCTTCACTGCAGTAGCAAAAACTTTAAGGAAttagaatcagacataataagtaaaaaattttgaATGCTGATCCTAAAAGCTAATAAGCTGATGAAAGCTTGAAGGTTACTCAAAATAAAGCAGCAATGCTTCGCCAAAATCTAGTAAATACAAccaaaaaccaatgaaaaaaagCTGCAGCTAAGAACTGATGTTTAGTCgagagccagcagaaacaaattgagatTATCTGCTAAGCTGTTCCCAGTGttcccgatagtgggcggggctagtcacctacacaaaacaattgaaGGGCTACCGCAATTTCTAAAAAAAAGGCTGCCATGCGAGTAGAAACTATagagctatgtaattacttgctaagttacttatatgaaattatatattttctaagtaCAGTGCTATAAAACAAGATTGGAGTCAAAGACAACAGTAAACATTATCAAATATTTAGAATCATTAAGCTTAGAATTACCTATGCAAAAAGATCACATAGTGGAAAAATGGTTCAAGATTGGCTAATCCATGAATCCTTTGTACTCTGGCATTCAGTATCAGAACCTGCTGACTACACCATTTCCTGATCTGTTTTAAATCTCTGTAAAGGCCAATAACAACTTCATTTTGTACTTGGGGAATAAATATCGTAAAAAAGTTGCAATGTATGCATATTATACCACATCATTTTTAGACAATCATGTTACTAGAAAAGACAGAATACCAAAGGTCCAAAAACTCCTCAAAGGAATAACAGACAATATAAGGCTAAATTAAGTGTcccatagttttaccagaccactgagctggttaacagctctcctagggctggcctgaaggatcagacttattttgcatggctaagaaccaattggttacttagcaacgggacctacagcttattgtggaatccgaaccacattatagcaaaaaatgaatttctatcaccagaaataaattcctctaactcttcatcagccggccggggactcgaacccggtcctggcgagtgccagtccacagctctaccaactcacccaacgaagagctgacaATATAAGGCTAGGCTTACTAAAAACAGCACTGACATATCTCTGTTGCTGATTACTTAAAAATCTGTACAGTATCTGATATCCAGTATACAGCCTCCAACAGCCAAGTTAGTAactttattcttatgaaaatgatTAACTAAGTCattggcaaaaataaaattaatctgaaCAAGTCTCTACCCCTATTTATTGTTAGCATAGCCCTGGATGTAGCTAATTACTCTGCATCTACAGTTACCAAAAGAACTTGAGCAAATGTCTGGACTCAAGGGCCTTAAATAATGGCTTAATGACCAGATCTAAATGAGAATGATGTGAGTAAGAGTTATGTATCATCAGAGTAATTTAATAAACTAATACTAAACTACAAGAGGGATGGTTTACCTTATGGATTATGTCAGCAACAAACATTCAAACCTTCAGGTATCAGGATGACAGAGTGTTGTCAAGTTACAAGTTACCTCAGtaagttattataaaaaatacactttcatgtacagtatgtccTTCAGGACTGCCAGTAAAACAGTAACCTATGCCTTAACCTGAATGAATGTCActgtatatgaattaaaaaataaaaaacttggcATTCTTTGCAGAGTTTGAGAAGATCCAGATACAATTACTGTACAGTGACTTTAAAACATTGCTTGACTTTCATGACAGATGAACAATCCTTTGCAGTAATACTGGAGTTGCAGAAGCCCTGACTTTACATGGAGCCACTAGTGGACACTTTTTCTCAATAGTCAGTAGTAAAATAGTGTACAAGTCTTGATTAATGAatacacaacagagagagagagagagagagagagagagagagtgtgtgtgtgtgtgtgtgtgtgtgtgtgtgtgtgtgtgtgtgtgtaattcaacAAGAAAGGAACAACAGGAGagtaaatttcatttgttttccatttcacaTCTCATGAGGAGTCTGTgctacagtaaataaaatttcaatactgtatatttaaaatactgtccaaaaaccaaaaacaaccaCCTCAAATTCTTTACGTGATATGTGAGCTCCTCCAGTTTCAAGGCTATTTATAACAAAGTGACATAAATTACCAATTCAAAACTCACCTTTCTTCTTCCTGGATTCCTCTTGTAATTCCTGTAGATATTTGTTTTGCTCCTCAACAACAGCTGTACTATTTGTGCATGCagaatatttatctaaaatttcTTTATTCACATTTATAAATGTCTTGCCCCATTTAAATTTGCTCAAGTATAACATAGCAGCAGCTTTTTCTCCTGAAAATAGCAAATTTCACAATAACTAGTTAAGCAACTCATCATAAAATTGTAAGAACTAATTCAAAGTGAAGTAGTACCAGTATATAAAGAACTGAAGTTTAATAGAGGTTAGGTCTTATAcctatagaaataaaaatatatgcactgtatactgtactatacatTTACACTGTACATAGTAGCATTTTGTACCTCTTACCTCAGTGATCCTTTGACAATAAtcttattacaaaacaaaaatgaaaaaattttgtctcaatatttttacataaattatttcAAGTATATGACCTCCACAGAATGtcagagagaaatttaacttAAGAGAGCAAACAAAAGTACAAATCATCTCACCACATATATACATTGTTGCTGCATAGGCTTCCACACATGACAGCTTACACGGACGACCATAGTTAACAGGATTACAGGCAACTAGGTATGGAAGTAGTCTTGGATGTGCTGCTTTCATGCGATTGAAAGGAGTCTCTTCAAGTTTAGCCCATGAGCAGTCTACTACTGCAATTCCATGGGATAACAATATACTTGCATCTTCTGGTGAAACACactatcagaaaaaaattaccactgTAAGGTTCATGGATATGAAAGTATTTTAACCTTTATTTCTAGTTTAGATATATTCActgttaaattttcaatttttacttcAAACTCTTGTAGTTCAATTCAAGCTCATAAAATCTATGGTACAAGTTGAATATAATTTGCAGTTTTACGCTCATGCATTGCAATACACCTATACACACTTAAACAGATACCGTGTCTGAGAAAACGTTTTTAAACACTCACGTACCTTTTTCCCAACTGGAGTGAGTACCAACCCATTAAATCTCTGACCCAAAGTGAGATTTGACACCAAACCAAGTCGAGCTAATTTTCTGCCAGAACATCTTTTTGGGTCACAGTGCTTCAAATCCCACATTGCCACAGGATATGCAACGGAAGTTATACGTTTTTCTCCCTGATAGACAAAGTGCAGTTATCATACGGCAAAGACATTTCATACTGAGCAGCACTAAGAAACCTGGTCTCTAAGAACTGCACTATTGATCCTGAATTTGgtagtgtgtgtttataaatcTTTTTGGATTTGTGTTAGTGTCCAAAAGTATGGGATATTACTggattataaatacaaatttaaaacttgTAACAAAAAACAGAATTTGAAGGTTTTAATGATAACATAGCagagtatttttttatcattatattatactGTCAAAGGTACTTATACTTATTGTGAAACTTCTATGGTAATCAACAGTAAAAGTCATGTGCTTCCTACAAAAACATTTACTAGTTAAGAGTATAATACTGCACAAACACAAGATGGTTTAATGTACAATGATTTTCAACAGGTTGTTATAGAGTAAAGGGTATTATTCACCAGTATTTGTGGAGTAGAAAAATGCTATACTATGAGAAGTATAGTAGCAAGACAAAGATAAGGAGGAATGTCCAGAAAATTATGGAATTATGGAAATTCAGGAAAGATAGCACAAGACAGAAAACATTACATAGAACTCGTT
The nucleotide sequence above comes from Macrobrachium rosenbergii isolate ZJJX-2024 chromosome 1, ASM4041242v1, whole genome shotgun sequence. Encoded proteins:
- the LOC136838866 gene encoding 18S rRNA aminocarboxypropyltransferase; amino-acid sequence: MSTMSYAKRGGRRNAKNIKGKRGQGSKQDSRRDRFERDPNSSVASGVDIEEEALHRLTLKDKKDSSRTTAESIGSDEEAVENEESGNSTSGNEDDEPPKSDGEKRITSVAYPVAMWDLKHCDPKRCSGRKLARLGLVSNLTLGQRFNGLVLTPVGKKCVSPEDASILLSHGIAVVDCSWAKLEETPFNRMKAAHPRLLPYLVACNPVNYGRPCKLSCVEAYAATMYICGEKAAAMLYLSKFKWGKTFINVNKEILDKYSACTNSTAVVEEQNKYLQELQEESRKKKDEIDLPPSESESEESED